The following are encoded together in the Osmia lignaria lignaria isolate PbOS001 chromosome 6, iyOsmLign1, whole genome shotgun sequence genome:
- the mRpL4 gene encoding mitochondrial ribosomal protein L4 translates to MSMLFRNVITKVQTCSYQALTYCTKVITEQTSPIISKVSYQDEKFFYQKPREVWIENLDTIERKKLGLVTLHPDVFGAAPRIDIIHRNVQWQRMYRWVNYANTKTRAEVRGGGRKPWPQKGLGRARHGSIRSPLWRKGGVAHGPRSPTPHFYMLPFFARVAGLTSTLSIKLAQDDLYIINDLEVPTNESSYIDELIETRHWGPSVLFVDTEDIMPPNITEATDTIKHVNLMPVYGLNVYSMLKHDTLILTERAARLIEDRILYHMHRPDYKILTKKFKLNQI, encoded by the exons ATGTCAATGTTATTCAGAAATGTCATCACAAAAGTACAAACATGTTCGTATCAAGCACTAACGTATTGTACGAAAGTGATCACAGAGCAAACCAGTCCGATCATTTCTAAGGTCAGTTACCAAGATGAAAAGTTTTTCTATCAAAAACCACGAGAGGTATGGATAGAGAACTTAGACactattgaaagaaaaaaattgggACTTGTAACTTTACATCCCGATGTTTTTGGTGCCGCTCCACGAATAGATATTATCCATAGGAATGTTCAATGGCAACGAATGTACCGCTGGGTG AACTATGCAAATACAAAAACTCGAGCAGAAGTAAGGGGTGGTGGTAGAAAACCATGGCCGCAAAAAGGATTGGGACGTGCCCGTCATGGAAGTATACGTTCGCCATTATGGCGAAAGGGTGGTGTTGCACATGGACCTCGATCTCCTACACCACATTTCTATATGCTTCCTTTCTTCGCTCGTGTTGCTGGACTTACAAGCACATTATCTATCAAACTTGCTCAAGAtgatttatacataattaatgaTCTTGAAGTTCCAACAAATGAATCCTCGTATATCGACGAATTGATAGAAACAAGACATTGGGGTCCTTCTGTATTGTTTGTTGATACTGAGGATATTATGCCCCCGAACATAACAGAGGCTACAGACACAATAAAACATGTGAACTTAATGCCTGTATATG GGTtaaatgtttacagtatgctaAAACATGACACTTTAATCCTCACTGAAAGGGCTGCACGTTTAATTGAGGATAGAATATTATATCACATGCATAGGCcagattataaaatattaacaaagaAGTTTAAACTTAATcagatttag
- the Stip1 gene encoding stress-induced phosphoprotein 1, with product MDQVSVLKEKGNSALQDGRFEEAIKHYTEAIALDTNNHVLYSNRSAAYAKAGKYEQALEDAEKTVSLKPDWAKGYSRKGSVLAYLGKLDASIKAYEIGLQLDPNNAQLKNSLAEVRAQKQAAAANPFNASDLFVKLANDPRTKGYLQDPEYLKILQELRTNPQALAMKLQDTRVLTTLSVLLGMNTDMGEPMETDPPEPPKPKPEPPKPQKKEEDNLPPEKKEALNEKQLGNEAYKKKNFEEALQHYNKAVELDPTEIIYLLNIAAVYFEQKEYDKCIEQCNKAIEVGRENRADFKLIAKAFTRIGHAYKKMGNWKQAKVYYEKSMSEHRTPEIKTLLSDIDKIIKEEERKAYIDPVKAEEEKELGNQKYKDGDYPAAIKHYTEAVKRNPDDPKYYSNRAACYTKLAAFDLGLKDCEKCVEIDPKFIKGWIRKGKILQGMQQQGKALTAYQKALELDPSNSEALEGYRSCAVSVSSNPEEVRKRAMADPEVQSILRDPAMRLILEQMQSDPRALQDHLKNPDIAAKLQKLLESGLIAIH from the exons ATGGACCAG GTATCTGTGTTGAAAGAAAAAGGTAATTCTGCTTTGCAAGACGGAAGGTTTGAGGAGGCCATCAAACATTATACGGAAGCAATTGCTTTAGACACAAACAACCATGTTCTTTACAGTAATAGATCTGCAGCTTATGCTAAAGCTGGTAAATATGAACAAGCATTGGAAGATGCTGAAAAAACTGTAAGTTTAAAACCTGATTGGGCCAAAGGATATTCACGTAAAGGCAGTGTGCTTGCTTATCTGGGTAAATTGGATGCCTCTATCAAAGCTTATGAAATTGGCCTACAATTAGATCCCAATAATGCACAGCTTAAAAACAGTTTGGCCGAAGTTAGAGCTCAAAAACAAGCAGCAGCTGCCAATCCTTTCAATGCATCCGATCTCTTTGTGAAACTTGCAAATGATCCTAGAACCAAAGGTTACCTACAAGACCCAGAGTACctaaaaattttacaagaacTTAGAACCAATCCGCAAGCTCTTGCTATGAAATTACAGGATACAAGAGTACTTACAACTCTTAGCGTATTGTTAGGTATGAATACAGATATGGGTGAACCAATGGAAACAGATCCACCAGAACCACCAAAACCTAAACCAGAACCACCTAAGCcacaaaagaaagaagaggataATCTTCCACCCGAGAAGAAAGAAGCATTGAATGAAAAACAGTTGGGTAATGAAgcatacaaaaagaaaaattttgagGAAGCACTTCAGCATTATAACAAAGCAGTGGAATTAGATCCTAcagaaatcatttatttattgaacaTAGCTGCTGTATATTTTGAACAGAAAGAATACGATAAATGTATTGAACAGTGTAATAAAGCTATTGAAGTAGGAAGAGAAAATAGAGcagattttaaattaatagcAAAAGCATTTACTAGAATTGGTCATGCATACAAAAAAATGGGCAATTGGAAACAAGCAAAGGTGTATTATGAAAAATCTATGTCAGAGCACAGAACACCAGAAATTAAAACTCTCCTTTCGgacattgataaaattattaaagaagaagaacgaAAAGCATACATTGATCCGGTAAAAgcagaagaggagaaagaactTGGAAATCAGAAATACAAAGACGGAGATTATCCAGCGGCTATTAAGCATTATACGGAAGCCGTTAAAAGAAATCCTGATGATCCGAAATATTATAGCAACAGAGCTGCTTGTTATACCAAATTAGCCGCATTTGATCTCGGATTAAAAGATTGtgaaaaatgtgttgaaatCGATCCGAAGTTCATTAAAGGCTGGATAAGGAAAGGAAAGATCTTGCAAGGCATGCAGCAACAGGGCAAAGCACTTACTGCTTACCAGAAAGCATTAGAATTGGATCCCTCAAACAGCGAGGCGTTAGAAGGATATCGTTCGTGTGCTGTTTCCGTTAGTTCGAATCCTGAGGAAGTAAGAAAGAGAGCAATGGCAGATCCAGAAGTTCAAAGTATATTACGAGATCCTGCTATGAGACTTATCTTAGAACAAATGCAAAGTGACCCTAGAGCCTTACAAGA CCACTTAAAGAACCCGGATATAGCTGCCAAGTTGCAAAAACTATTGGAATCAGGACTCATAGCTATTcattga
- the LOC117601263 gene encoding uncharacterized protein LOC117601263 — protein sequence MPSITGAIFLFHVTVISSLLSDIHASKIHSLEVPPVVRNGTGPIDLSCIYNVRKDENGLVIKWYHNMDQVYQWIPPMPPQDVGVLNGFTEYPESNLRHPNSKSIIHIKMVSIEMGGEYACTISTFQEEDSATMNMIVYAPETDVKIYVSYFNESHLNLTCVEYEAQPRPILKFYIEGIEVDNYYDEIVKMEEGVLSVSRSTILNNILEPILIDCEISIPRTDYKRRKRIVYYPVQSLAQTSNASGDEVRPVNTNIVIIILYILILSK from the exons ATGCCGTCGATCACGGGTGCGATTTTTCTGTTCCACGTTACAGTGATATCAAGCTTGCTTTCAG ACATACATGCTTCAAAAATTCATTCTTTGGAGGTGCCGCCAGTCGTGCGTAATGGTACTGGACCGATCGATCTATCATGTATTTACAATGTCAGAAAGGACGAAAATGGTCTCGTGATAAAGTGGTATCATAACATGGACCAAGTCTATCAATGGATACCAccaa TGCCGCCACAGGACGTGGGAGTTTTGAACGGATTCACTGAATACCCCGAGTCAAATTTACGACATCCTAATTCAAAATccattatacatataaaaatggTCAGCATCGAAATGGGAGGAGAATATGCCTGTACAATCAGCACGTTTCAAGAAGAAGACTCGGCGACCATGAACATGATTGTTTATG CTCCAGAAACTGATGTAAAGATATATGTTTCTTATTTCAATGAAAGTCACTTGAATCTGACATGCGTGGAATATGAGGCACAACCACGaccaattttaaaattttacatagaAGGAATTGAAGTCGATAATTATTATGATGAAATAGTAAAAATGGAAGAAGGTGTTCTCTCCGTGAGTCGTAGTacgattttaaataacattctCGAACCTATATTAATTGATTGTGAAATTTCCATTCCTCGGACGGATTACAAACGCAGGAAGAGGATCGTCTACTACCCTG TTCAATCATTAGCCCAAACCAGCAATGCATCAGGAGATGAAGTTAGACCTGTTAACACCAACATTGTCAttatcattttatatattttaatattgtcaaaataa
- the LOC117601256 gene encoding nucleolus and neural progenitor protein: MEVIWNHIQLERPPNVTCHVRHQKFDTTAFLTTLEKVINDLTSQDLLHKEAAILSRIIYRMKTKFRNDKGVKSMLKVNKVLLNYLSLQLKKEYENLKSFVEINNNYVILPSKQMVEYVLVRTQGFAKLMLRLEEVSKHSAHYLKSRMGIGHAWIIAVIAYAVVSRIWLLSRHLVKQSCTWYNDLYGYLKSFNISGVSWLPDNYELPSDLKLWLSVPWIDEPIPSVPSSYGLQNSMFKLIIPHEYDSDEDTSFNMQYNTEKTNSENESLLIEKENVTSSVVPMSENKSIVPDVDTGEVIDRRTFYNLNHQKKDFKTVNDKDTSPKQQNFPKKKSVEKLLTFDNVKIKSDLVMLLNRESYSGLDKLQWNIIRNKGKKLLNKLDSCSTESKRAVLLKKVTKRIQSWIT, translated from the exons atgGAAGTTATATGGAATCACATACAGTTAGAACGCCCGCCAAATGTAACTTGCCATGTTAGGCATCAAAAATTTG ATACAACAGCGTTTTTAACAACATTAGAGAAAGTTATAAATGATTTAACTTCTCAAGATTTATTACACAAGGAAGCAGCAATTTTAAGCAGAATAATTTACCGTATGAAAACCAAATTTCGGAATGACAAGGGTGTTAAATCTATGCTTAAAGTGAATAAAGTCCTACTCAACTACCTCTCTTTACAACttaaaaaagaatatgaaaatttgaaaagctttgttgaaataaataataattatgttatATTACCTAGTAAACAAATGGTAGAATATGTATTGGTTAGAACACAGGGTTTTGCAAAGCTCATGTTACGCCTGGAAGAAGTTTCAAAACATTCTGCACATTACCTCAAAAGTAGAATGGGTATAGGTCATGCTTGGATTATTGCTGTTATTGCATATGCTGTTGTTAGCAGAATATG GCTTTTATCAAGACATTTAGTTAAGCAATCTTGTACATGGTACAATGATTTATATGGATATTTAAAATCATTCAATATTTCTGGAGTATCCTGGCTTCCTGATAACTATGAACTTCCAAGTGATTTAAAGTTATGGTTGTCAGTGCCATGGATAGATGAACCTATTCCAAG TGTTCCTAGTAGTTATGGATTACAAAATTCAATGTTTAAACTCATCATACCACATGAATATGATTCTGATGAAGATACAAGCTTTAATATGCAATACAATACGGAAAAAACGAATTCTGAAAATGAATCATTgctgatagaaaaagaaaatgtcaCTTCTAGTGTGGTACCAATGAGTGAGAACAAAAGTATTGTTCCTGATGTTGATACAGGAG AAGTTATAGATCGCCGTACTTTCTACAATCTTAATCATCaaaaaaaagatttcaaaaCTGTAAATGATAAAGATACAAGCCCAAAACAACAGAATTTCCCTAAAAAGAAAAGTgtagaaaaattattaacatttgataatgttaaaattaaatcaGATTtagtaatgttattaaatagggAATCATATTCTGGTTTAGATAAGTTACAATGGaatataattagaaataaaggtaaaaaattattaaataaattagattCCTGTTCCACTGAATCAAAGCGggcagttttattaaaaaaggtAACGAAACGTATACAGTCGTGGATTACTTAA
- the LOC117601260 gene encoding uncharacterized protein LOC117601260 isoform X4, producing the protein MDDDPREVLALLNSLGFVGITGQQLKAFMKDLKLYRKIKEHETKRRKEEMKRKILHKQHNMIKEILREHNAEHLIESTISSNSSSSYIDSSLVKCARPMSAPNILEREQDHIGSSQTKSTQSTKSGSKSFIRPWRLQPEVQKALSARKSDPVMLYQKYQQEWKQMSFPGEAKHSSIRWAIREKMLGGDPHPMPLPKKSASMPMLKKK; encoded by the exons atGGATGACGATCCGAGAGAAGTACTTGCTCTGTTGAATTCATTAGGATTCGTTGGAATTACCGGGCAACAACTTAAAGCTTTTATGAAAG ATTTAAAGCTGTACAGGAAAATCAAAGAACACGAAACGAAacggagaaaagaagaaatgaaaagaaaaatattacataaacaACACAATATGATCAAAGAAATTCTTAGAGAACATAATGCAGAACATTTAATTGAAAGTACAATATCTAGTAATTCTTCTAGTTCTTATATCGACAGTTCCCTTGTGAAG TGTGCACGTCCTATGAGTGCTCCAAATATTTTAGAACGCGAACAAGACCATATTGGTAGTAGTCAAACAAAAAGTACACAGTCTACAAAGTCTGGATCAAAGTCAT TTATAAGACCATGGAGATTACAACCAGAAGTTCAAAAAGCCTTAAGTGCTAGAAAGTCTGATCCTGTAATGCTGTATCAAAAATATCAGCAAGAGTGGAAGCAGATGTCCTTTCCTGGAGAAGCTAAACATTCAAGCATAAGATGGGCAATTCGTGAAAAAATGTTGGGTGGAGATCCTCATCCCATG CCTCTTCCTAAAAAGTCAGCTAGTATGCCAatgctaaaaaaaaaatga
- the LOC117601264 gene encoding DNA replication complex GINS protein PSF1 isoform X2, which produces MFGKKAFKLISELDLSMDLLPFNEILVKEVLDEMNSLYKENLYDSNAIRNDDNMTLLPSVQLRHIVLTRNKRCLLAYVYNRMRKIRDLRWELGSILPPEINSNLLNAEVQWFQAYNKSLATYMRSLGEDYGFNITANMLPPKTPYVEVKCVTDFGKLELEDGQVILLKKNTYHLLPRAVCEPLIRQEIYYLKISSLSSWDDTGMR; this is translated from the exons atgtttggaAAGAAAGCATTCAAGCTTATATCAGAACTAGATTTATCTATGGATCTTCTACCATTTAAT GAAATACTAGTAAAAGAAGTTCTTGACGAAATGAATTCTCTCtataaagaaaatttgtatGATAG TAATGCCATTCGAAATGATGACAATATGACTTTATTGCCATCTGTACAACTTAGACACATAGTATTGACCAGAAACAAAAGGTGTCTTTTAGCATATGTATATAACAGAATGAGAAAAATAAGGGACCTACGTTGGGAATTAGGAAGCATTCTGCCACCAGAAATAAACTCTAATCTATTAAATGCTGAAGTCCAGTGGTTTCAAGCATATAACAAATCTTTAGCTACATACATGAGATCACTAGGAGAAGACTATGGATTTAATATAACAGCAAATATGTTGCCTCCAAAGACTCCTTATGTAGAG GTGAAATGTGTGACAGACTTTGGAAAGTTGGAACTTGAGGATGGTCAAGTTATTTTACTAAAGAAAAATACATATCATTTATTACCCAGAGCTGTATGTGAACCACTTATACGGCAAG aaatctattatttaaaaatttcttctcttTCATCCTGGGACGACACAGGTATGCGCTGA
- the LOC117601264 gene encoding DNA replication complex GINS protein PSF1 isoform X1, with protein sequence MFGKKAFKLISELDLSMDLLPFNEILVKEVLDEMNSLYKENLYDSNAIRNDDNMTLLPSVQLRHIVLTRNKRCLLAYVYNRMRKIRDLRWELGSILPPEINSNLLNAEVQWFQAYNKSLATYMRSLGEDYGFNITANMLPPKTPYVEVKCVTDFGKLELEDGQVILLKKNTYHLLPRAVCEPLIRQESGLNICQPVCSTFHQEFPIYIHKLKSRVTCSNRTV encoded by the exons atgtttggaAAGAAAGCATTCAAGCTTATATCAGAACTAGATTTATCTATGGATCTTCTACCATTTAAT GAAATACTAGTAAAAGAAGTTCTTGACGAAATGAATTCTCTCtataaagaaaatttgtatGATAG TAATGCCATTCGAAATGATGACAATATGACTTTATTGCCATCTGTACAACTTAGACACATAGTATTGACCAGAAACAAAAGGTGTCTTTTAGCATATGTATATAACAGAATGAGAAAAATAAGGGACCTACGTTGGGAATTAGGAAGCATTCTGCCACCAGAAATAAACTCTAATCTATTAAATGCTGAAGTCCAGTGGTTTCAAGCATATAACAAATCTTTAGCTACATACATGAGATCACTAGGAGAAGACTATGGATTTAATATAACAGCAAATATGTTGCCTCCAAAGACTCCTTATGTAGAG GTGAAATGTGTGACAGACTTTGGAAAGTTGGAACTTGAGGATGGTCAAGTTATTTTACTAAAGAAAAATACATATCATTTATTACCCAGAGCTGTATGTGAACCACTTATACGGCAAG AATCAGGTTTAAACATTTGTCAGCCCGTATGTTCCACGTTTCATCAGGAATTTcccatatacatacataaactAAAATCCCGCGTAACATGTAGTAATCGAACAGTTTAA
- the LOC117601260 gene encoding uncharacterized protein LOC117601260 isoform X1: MDDDPREVLALLNSLGFVGITGQQLKAFMKDLKLYRKIKEHETKRRKEEMKRKILHKQHNMIKEILREHNAEHLIESTISSNSSSSYIDSSLVKVRVKCLSNGKENKESNSEENSARTRQKINVVKSEPKTREVFDHYTIKPTSVPCKENDILQQQSKTKYLEGLRKDTYLRKQHETNAETDKIIHEKSTSLQCARPMSAPNILEREQDHIGSSQTKSTQSTKSGSKSFIRPWRLQPEVQKALSARKSDPVMLYQKYQQEWKQMSFPGEAKHSSIRWAIREKMLGGDPHPMPLPKKSASMPMLKKK; this comes from the exons atGGATGACGATCCGAGAGAAGTACTTGCTCTGTTGAATTCATTAGGATTCGTTGGAATTACCGGGCAACAACTTAAAGCTTTTATGAAAG ATTTAAAGCTGTACAGGAAAATCAAAGAACACGAAACGAAacggagaaaagaagaaatgaaaagaaaaatattacataaacaACACAATATGATCAAAGAAATTCTTAGAGAACATAATGCAGAACATTTAATTGAAAGTACAATATCTAGTAATTCTTCTAGTTCTTATATCGACAGTTCCCTTGTGAAGGTAAGGGTAAAATGTTTATCtaatggaaaagaaaataaagaatctAACTCTGAAGAAAATTCTGCAAGAACCAGACAAAAAATAAATGTAGTCAAATCAGAACCTAAAACTAGAGAGGTATTTGATCATTATACTATTAAACCTACTAGTGTACCTTGTAAAGAAAATGATATACTTCAGCAACAAAGTAAAACTAAATATCTTGAAGGTTTGAGAAAAGATACTTATCTGAGGAAACAGCATGAAACTAATGCAGAAactgataaaataatacatgAAAAATCGACATCTTTGCAGTGTGCACGTCCTATGAGTGCTCCAAATATTTTAGAACGCGAACAAGACCATATTGGTAGTAGTCAAACAAAAAGTACACAGTCTACAAAGTCTGGATCAAAGTCAT TTATAAGACCATGGAGATTACAACCAGAAGTTCAAAAAGCCTTAAGTGCTAGAAAGTCTGATCCTGTAATGCTGTATCAAAAATATCAGCAAGAGTGGAAGCAGATGTCCTTTCCTGGAGAAGCTAAACATTCAAGCATAAGATGGGCAATTCGTGAAAAAATGTTGGGTGGAGATCCTCATCCCATG CCTCTTCCTAAAAAGTCAGCTAGTATGCCAatgctaaaaaaaaaatga
- the LOC117601260 gene encoding uncharacterized protein LOC117601260 isoform X2 — translation MKRKILHKQHNMIKEILREHNAEHLIESTISSNSSSSYIDSSLVKVRVKCLSNGKENKESNSEENSARTRQKINVVKSEPKTREVFDHYTIKPTSVPCKENDILQQQSKTKYLEGLRKDTYLRKQHETNAETDKIIHEKSTSLQCARPMSAPNILEREQDHIGSSQTKSTQSTKSGSKSFIRPWRLQPEVQKALSARKSDPVMLYQKYQQEWKQMSFPGEAKHSSIRWAIREKMLGGDPHPMPLPKKSASMPMLKKK, via the exons atgaaaagaaaaatattacataaacaACACAATATGATCAAAGAAATTCTTAGAGAACATAATGCAGAACATTTAATTGAAAGTACAATATCTAGTAATTCTTCTAGTTCTTATATCGACAGTTCCCTTGTGAAGGTAAGGGTAAAATGTTTATCtaatggaaaagaaaataaagaatctAACTCTGAAGAAAATTCTGCAAGAACCAGACAAAAAATAAATGTAGTCAAATCAGAACCTAAAACTAGAGAGGTATTTGATCATTATACTATTAAACCTACTAGTGTACCTTGTAAAGAAAATGATATACTTCAGCAACAAAGTAAAACTAAATATCTTGAAGGTTTGAGAAAAGATACTTATCTGAGGAAACAGCATGAAACTAATGCAGAAactgataaaataatacatgAAAAATCGACATCTTTGCAGTGTGCACGTCCTATGAGTGCTCCAAATATTTTAGAACGCGAACAAGACCATATTGGTAGTAGTCAAACAAAAAGTACACAGTCTACAAAGTCTGGATCAAAGTCAT TTATAAGACCATGGAGATTACAACCAGAAGTTCAAAAAGCCTTAAGTGCTAGAAAGTCTGATCCTGTAATGCTGTATCAAAAATATCAGCAAGAGTGGAAGCAGATGTCCTTTCCTGGAGAAGCTAAACATTCAAGCATAAGATGGGCAATTCGTGAAAAAATGTTGGGTGGAGATCCTCATCCCATG CCTCTTCCTAAAAAGTCAGCTAGTATGCCAatgctaaaaaaaaaatga
- the cact gene encoding NF-kappa-B inhibitor cactus, with amino-acid sequence MWHSSRKTPMEKNVPENEEKCEKQHDSGDADSGFLSGGNLQVSSELSEGELIAATTAPQAPEPMKVDSGVDLGLSESLSQLTLKQVTLNPLASGKVQAEPTVELIPVSSDKLKQYDASILQHESYQSTEKPFNEEPWQLYYTQDDDGDTQLHIAIVQGFLEAAFSLIRMAPHPCLLNILNDDGQSPLHLAVLTRQPRIVRRLILAGANPALRNFRGNTALHLACATGDLTSAKSLTDPLTPLERNYLLYGKKVPALPQNLEQRNYDGEMCLHIAASSGHVELVRLLLRLGADLEAREALAGKTALHLAVERGCRSVVAFLLQECRPCLDTRTYAGITAYQIALCFDGQLARELVRLGATPQPLPESDSESSDEDESTTTNYMPAIARLRQNVVGVKV; translated from the exons ATGTGGCATTCGTCGAGAAAGACACCGATGGAGAAAAATGTTCcagaaaacgaagaaaagtgTGAGAAGCAGCACGACTCGGGTGACGCTGATTCTGGTTTCCTATCCGGAGGAAATCTTCAAGTCAGTTCCGAGCTAAGCGAAGGTGAATTAATTGCCGCGACAACCGCACCCCAGGCTCCAGAACCAATGAAAGTAGACAGCGGTGTAGATCTCGGCCTGAGCGAAAGCTTGAGCCAGCTTACGCTGAAACAAGTTACATTGAATCCTCTCGCTAGTGGCAAAGTTCAAGCCGAACCGACTGTCGAATTGATTCCTGTCAGTTCCGACAAGCTCAAGCAATACGATGCTTCGATATTACAACACGAATCGTATCAATCTACGGAGAAGCCGTTCAATGAGGAACCTTGGCAGCTTTACTACACACAGGATGATGATGGGGACAC GCAGCTGCACATAGCCATAGTGCAAGGTTTCCTAGAGGCTGCGTTCAGTTTGATAAGAATGGCACCTCATCCTTGCCTGTTGAACATCTTGAACGACGATGGTCAGTCACCCCTGCACCTGGCTGTGTTGACCAGGCAACCGAGAATCGTAAGGCGGCTAATTTTGGCAGGTGCAAATCCGGCATTGAGAAACTTCCGTGGTAATACAGCCCTACACCTGGCATGCGCCACCGGGGATCTTACCTCGGCGAAATCCCTAACCGACCCCTTGACGCCGCTCGAAAGAAATTACCTGCTTTACGGAAAGAAAGTACCTGCGCTGCCGCAGAATCTCGAACAACGGAATTACGATG GAGAAATGTGCTTGCACATAGCAGCCTCCTCAGGCCACGTGGAGTTGGTGCGCCTTCTGTTACGTCTTGGAGCAGACCTCGAAGCCAGAGAAGCTTTGGCGGGAAAGACGGCTCTTCATCTGGCCGTGGAACGCGGTTGTCGATCGGTAGTCGCGTTTCTTCTTCAAGAATGCAGGCCTTGTTTGGACACGCGGACGTACGCTGGGATCACTGCTTATCAGATAGCGTTGTGTTTCGATGGCCAACTAGCCAGGGAACTAGTGAGGCTAGGAGCAACGCCGCAGCCGTTACCCGAGTCGGACTCCGAGAGCAGCGACGAGGACGAGAGCACGACGACGAATTATATGCCAGCGATCGCGAGACTCAGGCAGAATGTGGTCGGCGTTAAAGTATAA
- the LOC117601260 gene encoding uncharacterized protein LOC117601260 isoform X3 — MDDDPREVLALLNSLGFVGITGQQLKAFMKDLKLYRKIKEHETKRRKEEMKRKILHKQHNMIKEILREHNAEHLIESTISSNSSSSYIDSSLVKVRVKCLSNGKENKESNSEENSARTRQKINVVKSEPKTRECARPMSAPNILEREQDHIGSSQTKSTQSTKSGSKSFIRPWRLQPEVQKALSARKSDPVMLYQKYQQEWKQMSFPGEAKHSSIRWAIREKMLGGDPHPMPLPKKSASMPMLKKK; from the exons atGGATGACGATCCGAGAGAAGTACTTGCTCTGTTGAATTCATTAGGATTCGTTGGAATTACCGGGCAACAACTTAAAGCTTTTATGAAAG ATTTAAAGCTGTACAGGAAAATCAAAGAACACGAAACGAAacggagaaaagaagaaatgaaaagaaaaatattacataaacaACACAATATGATCAAAGAAATTCTTAGAGAACATAATGCAGAACATTTAATTGAAAGTACAATATCTAGTAATTCTTCTAGTTCTTATATCGACAGTTCCCTTGTGAAGGTAAGGGTAAAATGTTTATCtaatggaaaagaaaataaagaatctAACTCTGAAGAAAATTCTGCAAGAACCAGACAAAAAATAAATGTAGTCAAATCAGAACCTAAAACTAGAGAG TGTGCACGTCCTATGAGTGCTCCAAATATTTTAGAACGCGAACAAGACCATATTGGTAGTAGTCAAACAAAAAGTACACAGTCTACAAAGTCTGGATCAAAGTCAT TTATAAGACCATGGAGATTACAACCAGAAGTTCAAAAAGCCTTAAGTGCTAGAAAGTCTGATCCTGTAATGCTGTATCAAAAATATCAGCAAGAGTGGAAGCAGATGTCCTTTCCTGGAGAAGCTAAACATTCAAGCATAAGATGGGCAATTCGTGAAAAAATGTTGGGTGGAGATCCTCATCCCATG CCTCTTCCTAAAAAGTCAGCTAGTATGCCAatgctaaaaaaaaaatga